The following proteins come from a genomic window of Pseudomonas sp. MAG733B:
- a CDS encoding helix-turn-helix transcriptional regulator yields MALAAPPDLSDTDVPVQPLARTYPRGLFIEPHEHVWGQLLYAMSGVMWVETPQEALVVPPQRAVWLPPGVPHGIRVVSDLQMRNIYLRPSLAATLDDSVQVIEVGGLLRELIVGLVEQGDDGAPEYYEALVGLALLELKRARRSLLKIPLPDDSDRRLMNLCQAVMAQPSLDIPFEQHAENAGASVRTLARLFKDGLGMGFAEWRRQVQLAMAAAELIQGVPVSAIARELGYSPSSFSDMFRRALGVAPSQYSATQSQIQP; encoded by the coding sequence ATGGCCCTTGCCGCCCCGCCCGATTTGAGTGATACCGATGTGCCGGTGCAACCGCTGGCGCGGACCTACCCGCGCGGGTTGTTCATCGAGCCGCATGAGCATGTCTGGGGGCAGTTGCTGTACGCGATGAGCGGGGTGATGTGGGTCGAGACGCCGCAAGAAGCGCTGGTTGTGCCGCCGCAACGCGCCGTGTGGTTGCCGCCGGGTGTGCCCCACGGGATTCGCGTGGTGTCGGACCTGCAAATGCGCAATATCTATCTGCGCCCATCCCTGGCCGCGACGCTGGATGACAGCGTGCAGGTGATTGAGGTGGGCGGGTTGTTGCGCGAGTTGATCGTTGGTCTGGTGGAGCAGGGCGACGACGGTGCTCCCGAATATTACGAAGCGTTGGTAGGCCTGGCGCTACTGGAGCTCAAGCGGGCCAGGCGCTCGCTGCTGAAGATCCCGTTGCCGGACGATTCCGATCGGCGTTTGATGAATCTCTGTCAGGCGGTCATGGCCCAGCCATCGCTGGATATTCCCTTTGAACAACACGCCGAAAATGCCGGTGCCAGCGTTCGTACCCTCGCGCGGTTGTTTAAGGATGGGCTGGGCATGGGTTTCGCCGAGTGGCGGCGGCAGGTGCAACTGGCGATGGCGGCGGCGGAGTTGATCCAGGGTGTGCCGGTCAGTGCGATTGCCCGGGAACTGGGCTATTCGCCCAGCAGTTTCAGCGACATGTTCCGTCGGGCGTTGGGCGTGGCGCCTTCGCAGTATTCAGCGACGCAGTCCCAAATCCAGCCCTGA
- a CDS encoding DUF6555 family protein, which produces MNNAKLFVIEYTLHGAPKSFIIRLEKMDNAEAWHWASCDAGIGRIPRFGREKVQKTSKPMAEKFGVENVKWRPAN; this is translated from the coding sequence ATGAACAACGCAAAACTTTTCGTCATTGAATACACCCTTCACGGCGCCCCCAAGTCGTTCATTATCCGTCTGGAAAAAATGGACAACGCCGAGGCCTGGCATTGGGCGAGCTGCGACGCAGGGATCGGAAGAATCCCGCGCTTTGGCCGTGAAAAGGTGCAAAAGACCAGCAAGCCGATGGCAGAAAAATTCGGCGTGGAAAATGTCAAATGGCGGCCGGCCAACTGA
- a CDS encoding metallothionein: MSDDRKCDCPKCNCNLGEHPIVRHGKHYCCEACAKHHEHGEECSHQGCKCAH, translated from the coding sequence ATGTCCGATGACCGTAAATGTGACTGTCCGAAATGCAACTGCAATCTTGGCGAGCATCCGATCGTGCGGCACGGCAAGCACTATTGCTGTGAAGCCTGCGCCAAGCATCACGAACACGGTGAAGAGTGCAGCCATCAAGGCTGCAAGTGCGCTCACTGA
- a CDS encoding DMT family transporter, producing MMNLIILLAVVVAAGAVLSVQAAINGRLGETVGVLRSSLLTFVVGAVLTGLLIVFFEPTHAVSLLEVPKWQLGGALFGVVYMMVMVGAVPRVGTAVATVAVIVGQLGMGMLIDNFGWLGNPAIELSGSRVLAMVLLGLALVFMYRSSRCAV from the coding sequence ATGATGAATCTGATTATTTTGTTGGCGGTGGTCGTGGCGGCTGGTGCGGTTTTGAGTGTGCAAGCGGCGATTAATGGGCGTTTGGGCGAGACGGTCGGTGTGTTGCGCAGCAGTTTGCTGACCTTCGTGGTGGGCGCGGTGTTGACCGGGTTGCTGATTGTGTTTTTCGAGCCTACCCATGCGGTGAGCCTGCTGGAGGTGCCGAAGTGGCAGCTCGGCGGGGCGCTGTTTGGGGTGGTCTACATGATGGTGATGGTCGGCGCGGTGCCGCGGGTCGGGACTGCGGTGGCGACGGTGGCGGTGATTGTCGGGCAGTTGGGGATGGGGATGTTGATCGATAATTTTGGCTGGTTGGGGAATCCGGCTATCGAGTTGTCGGGGAGTCGGGTGTTGGCGATGGTGCTTTTGGGGTTGGCGCTTGTGTTCATGTATCGCAGTAGTCGGTGTGCGGTTTGA
- a CDS encoding DMT family transporter, whose translation MQSSSLDNVGAVATPVTQPGLRLLLLPLVILAGMGLSVEAGLLGPLGVQVGHLWATLSIFGVGSAILFFLLLLSGPQKGPALSELPRWQLIGGFLGPVYVVVLTLATPHIGIAMTMIAILSGQVGKSVLIDHFGWFGATRKKVNAERWLALLLIVAALVLIARG comes from the coding sequence ATGCAGTCTTCCTCTCTCGACAACGTTGGTGCAGTAGCGACGCCCGTCACGCAGCCGGGGTTGCGGCTGTTGCTGCTGCCGCTGGTGATTCTGGCCGGCATGGGCCTGTCCGTGGAGGCTGGTTTGCTCGGACCGTTGGGCGTTCAGGTCGGGCACTTGTGGGCGACCTTGAGCATTTTCGGCGTCGGCTCGGCGATCCTGTTTTTCCTGTTGCTGCTCAGCGGCCCGCAAAAGGGACCGGCCTTGAGCGAGCTGCCGCGCTGGCAATTGATCGGCGGTTTTCTCGGGCCGGTCTATGTGGTGGTGCTGACGTTGGCGACGCCGCACATCGGTATTGCGATGACCATGATCGCGATTCTTTCCGGGCAGGTCGGCAAGAGTGTGCTGATCGACCATTTCGGCTGGTTCGGCGCCACCCGTAAAAAGGTCAACGCTGAACGCTGGCTGGCCTTGCTGCTGATTGTCGCGGCGCTTGTTCTGATTGCTCGGGGGTAA
- a CDS encoding LysR family transcriptional regulator produces MHGLNELGFKALRLFVAVLDHGSFSEVARREGLAPSSISRQIQLMEQALSQQLLYRHTRAVTPTEAGRVLGDHARLVLVQLEEAEQALQEQQSEPSGLVRINAPVVFGERHLTPWLGQLCARYPKLQLDIQQTDSYVAPLQEGADLLFRIGPLHDSSMQARVLAPQRFQVAASPAYLERHGTPQHPDDLAKHQCLAYKGVSGLQRWFFRKGQQQWTPYSVKGPITGNHADTLTQAAEQGLGLVMFPSWLIGEAVRNGRLVPVLRNYQVSNSLEPQQIAVLWPGSRRLSVKVRTVIDYFVECFGEVPYWDRS; encoded by the coding sequence ATGCACGGCCTCAACGAACTGGGATTCAAGGCACTTCGGCTGTTTGTCGCGGTGCTCGACCATGGCAGTTTTTCCGAAGTCGCGCGCCGTGAGGGCCTGGCGCCCTCTTCGATTTCCCGACAAATCCAGTTGATGGAGCAGGCCCTCAGCCAGCAATTGCTCTACCGTCACACCCGTGCCGTGACGCCCACCGAGGCCGGGCGAGTGCTCGGCGATCACGCGCGACTAGTGCTGGTGCAACTGGAGGAAGCCGAACAGGCGTTGCAAGAACAACAGAGCGAACCGAGCGGACTGGTGCGGATCAACGCGCCAGTGGTGTTCGGCGAGCGGCATCTGACGCCGTGGCTGGGGCAGTTGTGCGCGCGCTATCCGAAGCTGCAACTGGATATCCAGCAAACCGACAGCTACGTCGCACCGTTGCAGGAAGGTGCGGATCTACTGTTTCGCATCGGCCCGCTGCACGACTCCAGCATGCAGGCGCGGGTTCTGGCGCCCCAGCGTTTTCAGGTCGCGGCAAGTCCCGCTTACCTGGAACGCCACGGCACGCCGCAGCATCCTGACGACCTCGCCAAACATCAGTGCCTGGCCTACAAAGGCGTGTCCGGGCTGCAACGCTGGTTTTTTCGCAAGGGCCAGCAACAGTGGACGCCGTACTCGGTGAAAGGGCCGATCACCGGCAACCACGCCGACACCCTGACGCAAGCCGCCGAACAGGGCTTGGGGCTGGTGATGTTTCCGTCATGGTTGATCGGTGAAGCGGTGCGCAACGGCAGGCTGGTGCCGGTGCTGAGGAACTATCAGGTGTCTAACAGCCTGGAACCGCAGCAGATCGCCGTGCTCTGGCCGGGCAGCCGACGCTTGTCGGTGAAGGTCAGGACGGTGATTGATTACTTTGTTGAGTGTTTTGGCGAGGTGCCGTATTGGGATAGGTCATAA